A window from Synechococcales cyanobacterium T60_A2020_003 encodes these proteins:
- a CDS encoding PAS domain-containing protein has protein sequence MRQQTQQLRADIQQQQQDAELILQQADPLNITTDAIIVQDLDWNIRFWNKGAERMYGWRAEEACHPEVSLLMSPSPSPDLDMAKQIALEKGAWQGELKKWTKSGQELTVSIRWDLVRDKDGHPQSILCVETDITELKGIEQSLQTSQTLYESLVNSLPVNLYRIDLEGRVTFVNQVLQQSLGVPEDAVIGKTSGVADSRYELMAAMTGISFSF, from the coding sequence CCTCCAACAAGCGGATCCGCTCAACATTACCACCGATGCCATCATCGTTCAAGACCTGGATTGGAACATCCGCTTTTGGAATAAGGGAGCAGAGCGCATGTATGGCTGGCGAGCCGAAGAAGCCTGTCACCCAGAGGTATCCCTCTTGATGAGCCCGTCCCCTTCTCCCGACTTGGACATGGCGAAACAGATTGCTTTAGAAAAAGGAGCATGGCAAGGGGAATTGAAAAAGTGGACTAAGTCAGGGCAGGAGCTGACCGTTTCCATCCGTTGGGATTTAGTGCGGGACAAAGACGGGCATCCTCAGTCCATCTTGTGTGTAGAGACGGACATCACCGAGCTAAAAGGGATTGAACAATCGTTGCAGACCAGTCAGACGCTTTATGAATCCCTGGTTAACTCCCTTCCGGTCAATCTCTACCGCATTGACTTAGAGGGACGTGTTACGTTTGTTAATCAAGTTTTGCAGCAATCGCTTGGGGTACCTGAAGATGCGGTAATTGGTAAGACGTCTGGCGTTGCTGATTCCAGGTATGAACTGATGGCTGCAATGACTGGAATCTCGTTCAGTTTTTAG